In Anguilla rostrata isolate EN2019 chromosome 1, ASM1855537v3, whole genome shotgun sequence, a genomic segment contains:
- the LOC135252292 gene encoding tubulin alpha-1C chain encodes MRECISIHVGQAGVQIGNACWELYCLEHGIQPDGQMPSDKTIGGGDDSFNTFFSETGAGKHVPRAVFVDLEPTVIDEVRAGTYRQLFHPEQLITGKEDAANNYARGHYTIGKEIIDLVLDRIRKLADQCTGLQGFLVFHSFGGGTGSGFTSLLMERLSVDYGKKSKLEFAIYPAPQVSTAVVEPYNSILTTHTTLEHSDCAFMVDNEAIYDICRRNLDVERPTYSNLNRLISQIVSSITASLRFDGALNVDLTEFQTNLVPYPRIHFPLATYAPVISAEKAYHEQLTVAEITNACFEPANQMVKCDPRHGKYMACCLLYRGDVVPKDVNAAIGTIKTKRTIQFVDWCPTGFKVGINYQPPTVVPGGDLAKVQRAVCMLSNTTAVAEAWARLDHKFDLMYAKRAFVHWYVGEGMEEGEFSEAREDVAALEKDYEEVGADSMDGDEEGEEY; translated from the exons ATG CGTGAGTGCATTTCCATCCACGTGGGCCAGGCTGGTGTCCAAATTGGCAATGCCTGCTGGGAGCTGTACTGCCTAGAGCACGGCATACAACCAGACGGGCAGATGCCCAGTGACAAGACCATTGGAGGAGGGGATGACTCCTTCAATACGTTCTTCAGCGAGACTGGAGCGGGCAAGCACGTCCCCAGGGCTGTGTTTGTCGATCTAGAGCCTACTGTAATTG ATGAGGTGCGTGCTGGGACCTACCGGCAGCTGTTCCATCCCGAGCAGCTCATTACTGGCAAAGAGGATGCTGCTAACAACTACGCTCGTGGGCACTACACAATCGGCAAAGAGATCATTGACCTGGTGCTTGACAGGATTCGCAAACTG GCTGACCAGTGCACAGGCCTCCAGGGCTTCCTGGTCTTCCACAGCTTTGGAGGTGGTACTGGCTCTGGTTTCACCTCCCTGCTGATGGAACGCCTGTCTGTTGACTATGGCAAGAAATCCAAGCTGGAGTTCGCCATCTACCCAGCTCCCCAGGTGTCCACAGCTGTGGTGGAGCCCTACAACTCCATCTtgaccacccacaccaccctaGAGCACTCTGACTGTGCCTTTATGGTTGACAATGAGGCCATCTATGACATTTGCCGTAGAAACCTTGATGTCGAGCGCCCCACGTACAGCAACCTTAACAGGCTCATTAGCCAGATAGTATCTTCCATCACTGCCTCCCTCCGATTTGACGGTGCCCTCAATGTCGATCTGACAGAGTTCCAAACCAATTTGGTCCCTTATCCCCGAATTCACTTCCCGCTTGCTACATATGCTCCAGTTATCTCTGCAGAGAAGGCCTACCACGAGCAGTTAACTGTGGCAGAGATCACCAACGCCTGCTTCGAACCAGCTAACCAGATGGTAAAATGCGACCCCCGCCACGGCAAGTACAtggcctgctgcctgctgtACCGCGGTGACGTGGTCCCCAAAGACGTCAACGCTGCCATCGGCACCATCAAGACCAAACGCACCATCCAGTTTGTGGACTGGTGCCCCACAGGTTTCAAGGTTGGCATTAACTACCAGCCCCCCACCGTGGTGCCTGGTGGAGATCTGGCCAAGGTCCAGAGAGCAGTGTGCATGCTGAGCAACACCACGGCCGTGGCAGAGGCCTGGGCCCGCCTGGACCACAAGTTCGACCTGATGTACGCCAAGCGCGCTTTCGTGCACTGGTACGTGGGCGAGGGTATGGAGGAGGGAGAGTTCTCAGAGGCCAGAGAAGATGTGGCAGCCCTAGAGAAGGATTACGAAGAGGTGGGTGCTGACAGCATGGACGGAGACGAAGAAGGAGAAGAGTACTAA